The Candidatus Binataceae bacterium genome contains the following window.
CGCCGGCGTCGGCGCCGGCTGGTTCAAGGAAGAGTACGCCGCCTACAACTTTCCCTACCCCTCGAATGCCGAGCGTATCGAGCAGATGCGCGAGGGTCTCAAGGTGCTGAAAACGATGTGGTCGGAAGACGAACCCGCCTTTCATGGGCGGTACTTCTCCATCGAGAAGGCCTACTGCTTCCCGCGCCCCGTTCAGAAGCCACATCCACCGATCCTGATTGGCGGGGGTGGCAAACGAATTCTGCAGATCGCCGCCGAGGAAGCCGACATCCTCAATCTTAATCCTCCGGTATTGGAAGGATTCGTCGACATCCCGAGCGCGCTCAAGTTTGACAAGACCGAAGTGAAGCGTCGTCTCGAAATGGTGCGCGGCTTTGCCAAGAGCGCGGGCCGCACGGACGCTGTGGAATTGTCCGCGATGAGCATCGTACTGACTGCAAAGGACAAGAGCACCGCCGACGCGATGGTCAATGCAACCGCGCAGTCATTTGGCGTCAAAGATGTGGCGGTCGCGCGTAATTCGCCGCAGGTTCTGGTTGGCACTACCGATGAGGTTAAGCGCGAACTAACCTGGCGGATAGAGAATTTCGGAATGACTTACTTTTTCCTCAATTTCATCATGCCAGACATGGCAGAGCTGTTCGCTAAGGAAATCATGCCGGCCTTCTCGTAGACGGTTCGCGACACCGGCGCCAGCCGGGGCTCATCGGTTGAGCGTTCATGGATTTCTGTCAAATGAAGAATCCATTGCCCACGGCAACCTCAAGGGTGTAGGTGGCGGGGCGTCTGGAATTCTGAGCGGCGTCGCCGCAGTCGCCACGGTGGTTGCAGCGATCGTGGGAATCCTGAGCCAGTTCGGCCTGATTACGAGCCATGATACACCCAAGACGGTGGCGGGGAGCCCGATACCGGGACCAACGCTGGTCACCAAACCGACAGTTGCGTCGGTCCTAGCGCCGGTCGAGGCGGCGCCCGCTGCTAAGCCGTCGCTCGTCGCACGCGCGGTCTCACCGCATCTTCATGAGCGGGCGGCGTGTGACGCCGCGGGTTGAGGTTGCACTCACAGAACCCACAGCTTCACATTTAGGTGCGGAAGATCGGAACTTGTCGCATTTGGAAACCCCCGAGGCCGCGACCACCCCTGCCACTATCCATCACAATCCATCGGAAAGCATCGCTGGCGCGTGGCGCGACCAAGGAATGGGGGCCTGCCACTTGATCAGTCAGACCAGCGGCAAGTTCCAGATAACTAATTATGACCAGGCGACCGGCGAGCTGATGTCTCAGGGTGAGGGCACAATCGACGGCAACCACGTCGAGATTATTGACAATCCGAACTCGCGGCGCCCGGTAACTGTGGACCTTCACATCGCGCCCAACGGTCAGTGGCTGACCGGCAAAGTCACGCGTTTCGATGGAACGCGTCGCACGATGTGGCAATGCCTCGGACCGGCTTTTCCAAAACCGAGCTGACCTCGCTCGGCACGGAGCCCTTAGTCCTCCAGTACGCTTCCGGCTCACGTGTGTGTGAGGGTCGCCGAGGTGCGCTGAAAGTTCAACGGACTTCGACGATAGGGGAGCCCTCGGTCACTCGGCGAACATCGGATTTGGTTTCGGAAATCCCAGCTCCGTCAGCTTTTCGTCAATCTCCTTCAACTCAACA
Protein-coding sequences here:
- a CDS encoding TIGR03619 family F420-dependent LLM class oxidoreductase; protein product: MRPIKFNVGLPNGDFANLCNFAKRAEELGFYSVSFDDHFFMRGPMANPTQPHLECYTTLSAIAASTSRVKIVPLVTAMSYRNPSLLAKMMATLDNISGGRLIAGVGAGWFKEEYAAYNFPYPSNAERIEQMREGLKVLKTMWSEDEPAFHGRYFSIEKAYCFPRPVQKPHPPILIGGGGKRILQIAAEEADILNLNPPVLEGFVDIPSALKFDKTEVKRRLEMVRGFAKSAGRTDAVELSAMSIVLTAKDKSTADAMVNATAQSFGVKDVAVARNSPQVLVGTTDEVKRELTWRIENFGMTYFFLNFIMPDMAELFAKEIMPAFS